A stretch of Anas acuta chromosome 3, bAnaAcu1.1, whole genome shotgun sequence DNA encodes these proteins:
- the LOC137854815 gene encoding ras-like GTP-binding protein rhoA has protein sequence MAAVRRKLTVVGDDRCGKTCLLFALRHEQLPSCYEPTLFDTYATDTEVDGHEMKLFLFDVSGKDEVSYQNLRSVFYEDTNVILICFSVVRPDSQQNILDFWVPEIKLFCPTVPIILVATMIELRDDEGIQKKLATSGNEPINTTEGKALAARIGAYAYLECSAKTKEGVDTALEIISQCALNEKRKRKKRCRSCQIL, from the coding sequence ATGGCTGCTGTTAGGAGAAAGCTTACTGTAGTCGGAGATGACCGCTGCGGTAAGACGTGCCTCCTCTTCGCTCTGCGTCACGAACAGCTTCCCAGCTGCTACGAGCCAACACTCTTCGACACTTATGCCACTGACACGGAGGTAGATGGGCACGAAATGAAACTATTTCTGTTTGATGTGTCAGGGAAGGATGAAGTCAGTTACCAAAATCTCCGCTCGGTGTTCTATGAGGACACCAACGTGATTTTAATATGCTTCTCAGTGGTTAGGCCTGACTCGCAGCAAAACATCCTTGACTTTTGGGTTCCGGAAATCAAACTGTTCTGCCCCACGGTTCCCATTATTCTGGTGGCTACCATGATAGAACTGAGGGATGATGAAGGTATCCAGAAGAAGCTAGCTACTTCAGGCAATGAGCCCATTAACAcgacagaaggaaaagctttaGCAGCCAGGATTGGGGCATATGCTTACCTGGAGTGTTCTGCCAAGACAAAAGAAGGTGTCGATACAGCCCTGGAGATTATTAGCCAATGTGCattaaatgagaaaaggaagagaaagaaacgCTGTAGGTCCTGCCAAATTTTGTAA
- the LOC137854816 gene encoding rho-related GTP-binding protein RhoB: MAAIRKKLVVVGDGACGKTCLLIVFSKDEFPEVYVPTVFENYVADIEVDGKQVELALWDTAGQEDYDRLRPLSYPDTDVILMCFSVDSPDSLENIPEKWVPEVKHFCPNVPIILVANKKDLRNDEHVRNELARMKQEPVRTEDGRAMAIRIQAYDYLECSAKTKEGVREVFETATRAALQKRYGTQNGCINCCKVL; encoded by the coding sequence ATGGCCGCCATCCGCAAGaagctggtggtggtgggggacGGCGCCTGCGGCAAGACCTGCCTGCTCATCGTCTTCAGCAAGGACGAGTTCCCCGAGGTCTACGTGCCCACCGTCTTCGAGAACTACGTGGCCGACATCGAGGTGGACGGCAAGCAGGTGGAGCTGGCCCTGTGGGACACGGCTGGCCAGGAGGACTATGACCGCCTGCGCCCCCTCTCCTACCCAGACACTGACGTGATCCTCATGTGCTTCTCCGTGGACAGCCCGGACTCGCTGGAGAACATCCCGGAGAAGTGGGTGCCTGAGGTCAAGCACTTCTGCCCCAACGTCCCCATCATCCTGGTGGCCAACAAGAAAGACCTGCGCAACGATGAGCACGTGCGCAACGAGCTGGCCCGCATGAAGCAGGAGCCGGTGCGCACCGAGGACGGCCGTGCCATGGCCATTCGCATCCAGGCCTACGACTACCTGGAGTGCTCGGCCAAGACCAAGGAGGGCGTCCGGGAGGTCTTCGAGACGGCCACCCGGGCGGCCTTGCAGAAGCGCTATGGCACCCAGAACGGCTGCATCAACTGCTGCAAAGTGCTATAG